In Chitinophaga nivalis, a single genomic region encodes these proteins:
- a CDS encoding FMN-dependent NADH-azoreductase → MKRILHLISSIQGKESHSIQLGHAIVRKVQEKYPGSTLEEVNLIELEIPHLNPAVLRTFFIPVDQLTEEESVSIRFSDELVKQLLAADILVIGAPLYNLTIHSTLKAWIDHVTRAGITFGYSENGPVGKVTGKKVYVAMSSGGIYSEGPGQANDFVAPYLKAFLGFLGMTDLTVVRAEGLKVPGVQEQAMEKAIESITID, encoded by the coding sequence ATGAAACGTATTCTTCATTTAATTTCAAGTATTCAGGGGAAAGAATCACACAGCATTCAGCTGGGGCACGCTATTGTCCGGAAAGTTCAGGAAAAATATCCGGGGAGTACACTGGAAGAAGTGAACCTGATCGAACTCGAAATACCGCATCTTAATCCTGCTGTGCTGCGGACCTTCTTCATTCCCGTAGACCAGCTGACGGAAGAAGAAAGCGTGTCTATCCGTTTTTCTGATGAGCTGGTGAAACAGTTGTTGGCGGCAGACATTCTTGTGATTGGTGCACCGTTGTACAATCTTACCATTCATTCAACACTAAAGGCCTGGATTGATCATGTAACCAGGGCGGGCATAACCTTTGGCTATAGTGAAAACGGTCCTGTTGGAAAAGTAACAGGAAAAAAAGTGTACGTCGCTATGTCTTCCGGGGGCATTTATTCAGAAGGCCCTGGTCAAGCCAACGACTTTGTTGCGCCTTATCTGAAAGCTTTCCTTGGCTTTTTAGGTATGACAGATTTGACGGTAGTACGTGCAGAAGGATTAAAAGTACCGGGAGTACAGGAACAGGCTATGGAGAAGGCAATTGAGAGTATTACCATTGACTAG
- a CDS encoding YjgN family protein: MIQQQYTPPPPKPVHTQPILAYKGNGGTLFRIMLVNMLLTMVTLGFYYPWAKAKTLQYLYNATELDNSRFAFHGTGAEMFKGFLKAIGCIAVIIAVVVACVLAHLQIVGIVIYAIAIFTLAPFVIHGAFRYRMSRTTWRAIRFGYRGNLSAFVKLFMVEMLLTICTFGFYASWMTIKLRNYVLSNVRFGSGEFQYKGDGWDYFALNMKGMLLSMVTFGIYSFWWQAELFQYYVDNLRLVQGERSFTLRSKATGGAFAKMIILNTLLVICTLGLGFAWAQTNTLTFLMNNVHIEGDIDLASLEQTEEEYKNALGEDMADMFDISFI, from the coding sequence ATGATTCAACAACAGTACACGCCCCCACCGCCGAAACCGGTGCATACCCAGCCCATACTGGCCTACAAAGGAAATGGTGGTACCTTATTCCGTATTATGCTGGTGAATATGTTACTGACCATGGTTACCCTGGGCTTTTATTACCCATGGGCCAAAGCCAAAACACTACAATACCTGTACAATGCCACAGAACTGGATAATTCCCGTTTCGCCTTTCATGGCACCGGTGCTGAAATGTTCAAAGGATTTCTGAAAGCAATAGGTTGTATCGCTGTCATTATAGCTGTAGTAGTAGCTTGTGTGCTGGCTCACCTCCAGATAGTAGGTATTGTCATCTATGCCATTGCCATTTTCACACTGGCTCCTTTTGTGATTCATGGCGCGTTCCGTTACCGGATGTCCAGAACTACCTGGAGAGCCATCCGCTTCGGCTACCGCGGCAATCTGTCTGCATTCGTGAAACTGTTTATGGTGGAAATGCTGCTGACCATCTGCACCTTCGGGTTCTATGCTTCCTGGATGACCATCAAACTGCGTAACTACGTATTAAGCAATGTACGTTTCGGCAGCGGCGAATTCCAATACAAAGGAGATGGCTGGGATTATTTCGCCCTCAACATGAAGGGGATGCTCCTCTCCATGGTCACCTTCGGCATCTACAGCTTCTGGTGGCAGGCAGAACTCTTCCAGTATTATGTCGACAACCTCCGGCTGGTACAAGGTGAACGTTCCTTCACCCTGCGTTCCAAAGCCACCGGCGGCGCTTTTGCCAAAATGATCATCCTGAATACCCTGCTGGTAATATGCACCCTGGGCCTCGGTTTTGCCTGGGCGCAAACCAATACCCTGACATTCCTGATGAACAATGTACATATCGAAGGGGATATTGATCTTGCCAGTCTGGAACAGACAGAAGAAGAATATAAAAATGCACTCGGCGAAGACATGGCCGATATGTTCGACATCAGCTTCATTTAA
- a CDS encoding TIGR02117 family protein, which translates to MIRQLLKKSARILGITLLTFILFIAGYLLAAYILSRMSTTPEPVSDRTVAVYILTNGVHTDLVLPVRHGNTDWSSRIPFQYTARPDTLAQYIAFGWGDKGFYLETPTWADLTFRTAYRALFGLGAAAIHTTYYRQLSENDDCRRILISETQYNRLVAYISNRFLPGPDGQPMLIATHANYGSHDAFYEARGRYHLFYTCNTWANNGLKSCGQKAARWTIFDTGIFRHYPH; encoded by the coding sequence ATGATACGCCAACTGCTGAAAAAATCTGCCCGCATCCTGGGCATTACCCTGCTGACCTTTATACTCTTTATCGCCGGCTACCTGCTGGCAGCGTATATCCTTTCCCGTATGAGCACCACACCGGAACCGGTGAGTGACCGTACCGTGGCTGTTTATATACTCACGAATGGCGTACATACCGATCTCGTATTGCCGGTGCGGCACGGCAATACCGACTGGAGCAGCCGTATCCCGTTTCAATATACGGCCCGCCCGGATACCCTGGCCCAATACATTGCCTTTGGCTGGGGCGATAAAGGGTTTTATCTGGAAACACCCACCTGGGCAGACCTCACTTTCCGTACCGCTTACCGGGCACTTTTCGGTTTGGGCGCCGCCGCCATCCACACCACCTATTACCGCCAGCTATCCGAAAATGACGACTGCCGGCGTATCCTGATCAGCGAAACACAATACAACCGCCTCGTTGCCTATATCAGCAACCGCTTCCTGCCCGGTCCGGATGGCCAGCCCATGCTGATTGCCACTCATGCCAATTATGGTAGCCACGATGCTTTTTATGAAGCGCGCGGCCGCTACCATCTTTTTTATACCTGTAATACCTGGGCCAACAACGGCTTGAAAAGTTGCGGGCAGAAAGCCGCCCGCTGGACCATCTTCGACACCGGCATTTTCAGGCACTACCCGCATTAA
- a CDS encoding MauE/DoxX family redox-associated membrane protein: MRRPVIIEIICYAFFFLFVYASFAKLFIYPTYLRDLGRSPLIGNFAFTLSVAVPAVELMIAIILLIPRYRQQGLIASFVLMTLFSLYVAYVVCFAEKRPCSCGGIFRDMGWSTHLVFNIGMTILACIGIGLNKKSDEVRGGVTTTSC, translated from the coding sequence GTGAGACGCCCTGTAATTATTGAAATCATTTGCTATGCCTTCTTTTTCCTTTTTGTTTATGCAAGCTTTGCTAAACTTTTTATTTACCCTACGTATTTGCGGGATCTGGGTCGTTCACCTTTAATAGGCAATTTTGCTTTCACCTTATCTGTAGCAGTTCCAGCTGTCGAGTTGATGATAGCCATCATCCTGCTTATTCCCAGGTACAGACAACAAGGGTTAATCGCCAGTTTTGTTCTAATGACGCTGTTTTCTTTATATGTAGCGTATGTTGTATGCTTTGCTGAAAAGCGCCCGTGCTCATGCGGCGGAATCTTCCGGGATATGGGATGGAGCACTCATTTGGTCTTCAACATTGGGATGACCATATTAGCCTGTATAGGCATAGGGCTAAACAAAAAAAGCGATGAGGTAAGAGGAGGAGTTACTACGACATCGTGTTAA
- a CDS encoding Ig-like domain-containing protein, with translation MDNKFYLFRKIISCVILLLCLPGIHTYAQVYANSQSNGVTGICLLCGVSNPDNAVNNANLTDFSTLRITAGLLGVTVYQTLIFPSGSSIGCDSLIVSVGSSSTVLSVGLLAGVTVQTFNGATPNNDLQAVGTGNLRLLSYNRGEIILKPANVFDRVKIILNSNVIGLLTALDLYYAQRKSAIPPPVAPDSTAICQGSGTTLTATGISGATIRWYNAANGGTVLFTGNNYPVNPAVTTVYYAAAEVGNCQSSRKAVKVVVHPRPANPAYTLPQGALCGTVSVPITNHINGLNYNVYVFYKFPNKSADTAFTVINRNTLSIPDPNGFQHAQTEVYVQAVNPITGCVSDTVHKTYVLGGHSTIPDVDADSVVICKYDSTTLHGFTPLSTFSTIRWYTAPVGGTLLHTGNFYKVSPDTTTTYYASGAIVCEYPVRRAVKVIVRKLPDPDYTVPSGMLCGFPVLPVHNHQPGFNYNVRLVYTPIFGSGTFDTSFVVINSNNIPTPYYINEAPAVVDVYVQATDPLTGCRSDKVQMVFTTGGYSRQPSADADTVTICRGDSATLHAFSAVSNTPTIRWYNAPNGGTLLHTGNYYKVSPPAGTTYYASAAYECEHPLRKAVRVQVNNCLGQTVSTAATISKTPTVKQLKLFPNPTQGMLKLYEEKELTGSIIIIKNIAGFEVQRGVFSNDTFYLSAHLAPGIYFVQVITKAGTVHMAKIIYQP, from the coding sequence ATGGATAACAAATTCTACCTGTTCAGGAAGATAATAAGCTGTGTCATCCTTTTATTATGCCTGCCTGGCATACATACTTATGCGCAGGTATACGCCAATAGCCAAAGCAATGGTGTTACGGGCATCTGCCTGCTATGCGGTGTAAGTAATCCGGATAATGCAGTCAACAATGCCAACCTTACTGATTTTTCTACGTTAAGAATTACGGCCGGATTACTGGGAGTGACGGTATACCAGACCTTAATATTTCCTTCCGGCAGCAGCATTGGTTGTGATTCACTGATAGTGAGTGTCGGTAGCAGCAGCACAGTACTTTCTGTTGGTCTATTGGCTGGTGTAACCGTACAAACCTTTAATGGTGCCACTCCCAACAATGATCTACAGGCAGTAGGCACTGGTAATCTGCGGCTGCTCAGTTACAATAGAGGGGAAATCATCCTAAAGCCTGCCAACGTTTTTGACCGGGTAAAGATTATCTTGAACAGCAATGTAATCGGGCTGCTCACGGCATTGGATCTTTATTATGCGCAACGAAAATCCGCTATTCCACCACCGGTGGCACCCGATAGTACAGCTATCTGCCAGGGATCAGGTACAACACTCACCGCTACCGGTATCAGCGGCGCTACCATACGCTGGTATAATGCCGCCAATGGAGGCACTGTATTGTTTACCGGCAACAACTATCCGGTAAACCCAGCTGTAACAACCGTTTATTATGCTGCTGCGGAAGTGGGCAATTGCCAAAGTAGCCGGAAAGCAGTAAAAGTAGTCGTTCATCCAAGGCCGGCCAATCCTGCTTATACACTTCCACAAGGAGCGTTATGCGGTACCGTGTCAGTACCGATAACCAATCATATCAATGGCCTTAATTATAACGTGTATGTGTTTTATAAATTTCCGAATAAAAGCGCTGATACAGCCTTTACGGTAATTAACAGGAATACACTTTCTATTCCTGACCCTAACGGATTTCAACATGCACAGACGGAAGTTTATGTGCAGGCTGTTAATCCGATTACAGGTTGTGTATCGGATACCGTACACAAAACATACGTGCTGGGCGGCCATTCAACCATCCCCGATGTAGATGCAGATAGTGTTGTTATTTGTAAATACGATAGTACTACGTTGCACGGGTTTACGCCTCTTTCCACCTTTTCAACCATTCGCTGGTATACGGCTCCTGTTGGCGGAACCCTGTTGCATACCGGTAATTTCTATAAAGTAAGCCCGGATACGACTACCACTTACTATGCGTCGGGCGCAATTGTATGTGAATATCCGGTACGGCGGGCAGTGAAGGTAATCGTCAGGAAATTGCCTGATCCGGATTATACCGTGCCCAGTGGTATGCTCTGTGGCTTTCCGGTTCTCCCTGTGCATAATCACCAACCGGGTTTCAATTACAATGTGAGACTCGTTTACACGCCCATATTTGGGTCAGGCACATTCGACACTTCTTTTGTAGTGATAAACAGTAACAACATTCCCACACCATATTATATCAACGAAGCACCTGCTGTTGTGGACGTGTATGTGCAGGCTACAGACCCTTTAACCGGCTGCAGATCAGATAAGGTGCAGATGGTATTTACTACTGGTGGCTACTCCAGGCAACCCAGTGCAGATGCAGATACAGTAACCATCTGCCGGGGAGACAGTGCCACGTTACATGCATTCAGTGCTGTTTCCAATACGCCTACTATCCGTTGGTATAATGCGCCCAATGGCGGCACATTACTCCATACCGGTAATTATTACAAGGTGAGTCCTCCAGCTGGCACTACCTATTATGCTTCTGCAGCATATGAATGTGAACACCCATTAAGAAAAGCGGTTCGCGTACAAGTAAACAACTGTCTGGGGCAGACAGTATCAACTGCAGCAACCATCAGCAAGACGCCAACAGTAAAACAGTTGAAGTTATTTCCGAACCCAACACAAGGTATGCTCAAACTTTATGAAGAGAAGGAACTGACAGGCAGTATCATCATTATAAAAAATATTGCCGGATTTGAAGTACAACGAGGGGTATTCAGTAATGACACTTTCTACCTATCTGCGCATCTTGCTCCTGGTATTTACTTCGTCCAGGTAATTACGAAAGCTGGTACTGTGCATATGGCAAAAATCATTTACCAACCCTAG
- the gap gene encoding type I glyceraldehyde-3-phosphate dehydrogenase encodes MRIAINGFGRIGRICLRVLLQKTGVEVVAINDLADTPTLAHLYAYDSVHGPYQGEVTTTADALVIDGKSIRVLAERDPLKLPWAELDIDLVIESTGKFTTRAGAELHLQAGARQVIISAPSSDKDIPTVVLGVNDHLIDLTTPVLSNASCTTNNVAPMVKVLDDNWGIVDGYITTVHSMTGDQNLHDAPHRDLRRARAASASIIPTSTGAAKAITSIFPHLTGKMGGAGIRVPVLNGSLTDFTCILKKQPQSVNEINARFKEAAGTSMKGVLKYTEDPIVSIDIIDNPYSCTFDALLTSIVGDLVKVVGWYDNEFGYSNRLADLVVRIAELKDQAVVAGK; translated from the coding sequence ATGAGGATAGCTATTAATGGTTTTGGGCGCATAGGCAGGATATGTTTACGCGTGTTACTACAAAAAACAGGCGTAGAAGTAGTAGCCATCAATGATCTGGCTGATACGCCAACACTGGCACACCTGTATGCTTATGATTCAGTGCACGGTCCCTATCAGGGAGAAGTGACAACAACCGCCGATGCACTGGTGATTGATGGGAAATCAATTCGGGTGCTGGCAGAACGTGATCCGCTGAAATTACCCTGGGCGGAGCTGGATATCGATCTGGTGATTGAATCCACCGGTAAATTTACTACCCGGGCGGGAGCAGAACTGCATTTGCAGGCGGGCGCCAGACAGGTAATCATATCTGCACCATCATCGGATAAGGATATTCCTACCGTTGTATTAGGGGTGAATGATCATTTAATAGACCTGACTACACCGGTATTATCCAATGCATCCTGTACTACTAACAATGTGGCGCCTATGGTAAAGGTGTTGGACGACAACTGGGGTATCGTAGACGGCTATATTACCACCGTTCACTCTATGACCGGCGACCAGAACCTGCATGATGCGCCGCATAGAGATCTGCGCAGGGCACGTGCCGCATCGGCTTCGATCATCCCTACTTCTACAGGTGCTGCGAAGGCCATCACGTCTATATTCCCGCATTTAACCGGTAAAATGGGTGGAGCAGGTATACGTGTACCGGTTTTGAATGGTTCCCTGACCGATTTTACCTGCATCCTGAAAAAACAACCCCAGAGTGTCAATGAAATCAATGCCCGGTTTAAAGAAGCGGCGGGTACGTCTATGAAAGGGGTATTGAAATATACCGAAGATCCTATCGTATCTATTGATATCATTGATAATCCTTATTCCTGCACTTTCGATGCTTTATTGACGTCTATTGTAGGCGATTTAGTAAAAGTAGTAGGCTGGTACGATAATGAATTTGGCTATTCCAACCGTTTAGCGGATTTAGTAGTACGTATTGCCGAACTGAAAGATCAGGCAGTAGTAGCCGGCAAATAA
- a CDS encoding LLM class flavin-dependent oxidoreductase, producing MKKIGFLSFGHWSNHPAYATRSASDTLLQSIDLAVAAEEIGVDGAYFRVHHFAAQLGSPFPLLSAIGAKTSKIEIGTGVIDMRYENPLYMVEDAGAADLISEGRLQLGISRGSPEQVIDGWRYFGYELGEGETDADMGRRKALEFLDKLKGVGFARPNPQPMFPNPPGLLRLEPHSEGLRERIWWGAASNATAVWAAENGMYLQSSTLKFDESGKPFHVQQAEQIRLYKEAWKKAGHQREPRISVSRSIFALVTDQDRRFFGREANGTDSIGMIEPNKRAIFGRGYAAEPDQLIKELAADEAIQEADTVLLTIPNTLGVDYNVHVLSSILEHVAPGLGWR from the coding sequence ATGAAGAAGATAGGATTTTTATCGTTTGGACATTGGTCTAACCATCCTGCTTATGCAACCCGTAGCGCAAGTGACACATTACTGCAGTCTATTGACCTGGCGGTGGCTGCGGAAGAAATTGGTGTAGACGGGGCCTATTTCCGTGTACATCATTTTGCAGCACAGCTGGGGTCTCCCTTTCCTTTGCTTTCGGCAATCGGCGCCAAAACCAGCAAAATAGAGATCGGAACCGGTGTAATTGATATGCGTTATGAAAATCCGCTGTATATGGTGGAAGATGCCGGCGCTGCGGATTTAATTTCGGAGGGTAGGTTACAATTGGGCATCAGCAGAGGTTCGCCCGAACAGGTAATCGATGGGTGGCGCTATTTTGGATATGAGCTGGGAGAAGGAGAAACCGACGCAGATATGGGGCGCCGTAAGGCATTGGAATTTTTGGATAAGTTAAAAGGTGTGGGATTTGCCCGGCCTAATCCGCAGCCGATGTTTCCAAATCCACCGGGCTTGCTTCGTTTGGAACCGCATTCGGAAGGATTGCGGGAACGTATCTGGTGGGGAGCCGCTTCCAATGCAACCGCCGTCTGGGCGGCCGAAAATGGCATGTACCTGCAAAGTTCTACCCTGAAGTTCGATGAAAGCGGTAAGCCTTTCCATGTGCAACAGGCGGAGCAGATCCGGTTGTACAAAGAAGCGTGGAAAAAAGCAGGCCATCAGCGTGAACCGAGAATTTCTGTGAGCCGGTCTATTTTCGCTTTGGTAACCGATCAGGACCGCCGTTTCTTTGGGCGGGAAGCCAATGGTACCGATAGCATCGGTATGATTGAACCGAACAAACGAGCCATTTTTGGAAGAGGTTATGCGGCGGAACCGGATCAGCTGATAAAAGAACTGGCAGCGGATGAAGCTATTCAGGAAGCAGATACCGTTCTGCTGACCATACCCAATACATTAGGTGTTGATTACAATGTACATGTCCTGTCTTCCATTTTGGAACATGTTGCGCCCGGATTAGGCTGGCGTTAA
- a CDS encoding DUF2268 domain-containing putative Zn-dependent protease (predicted Zn-dependent protease with a strongly conserved HExxH motif) — protein MKSYILFKTPEIYFIIGYIGTGGTTIQTEVLVGTEIEASDNTTNSVGLHPFFQGYNDNQGILQIVSHELTHTQRKGGDMKDKAHTKLLGLCIAEGLCDFIAELLLQHPVQMPYMRYGREHEKEIWQKFKQEMHGTVSKDWLYNGVDLGYFVGYAICKSYYEHATDKAKAIDYMINLDNEQIADLDKFLVDSRYMQ, from the coding sequence ATAAAAAGCTATATCCTCTTTAAAACACCGGAAATCTATTTTATTATTGGATATATTGGAACAGGCGGCACTACGATACAAACGGAGGTACTTGTAGGAACAGAAATTGAGGCTTCGGATAACACCACTAACTCAGTAGGCCTTCATCCTTTTTTTCAGGGCTATAATGACAATCAAGGTATTCTGCAGATTGTGTCACATGAGCTCACCCATACGCAACGCAAAGGAGGAGATATGAAGGATAAAGCCCACACCAAGCTACTCGGGCTTTGTATTGCAGAAGGTTTATGCGATTTTATAGCAGAATTGTTGTTGCAGCACCCAGTACAAATGCCATATATGCGTTACGGTAGGGAACACGAAAAGGAAATATGGCAAAAATTTAAACAGGAAATGCACGGGACGGTATCAAAAGACTGGCTATATAATGGTGTGGATCTGGGATACTTTGTGGGATACGCCATTTGTAAGTCTTATTATGAGCATGCCACGGACAAAGCTAAAGCGATTGACTATATGATAAATCTGGATAATGAACAGATAGCTGATTTGGATAAGTTTCTGGTAGATTCCAGGTATATGCAATAA
- a CDS encoding winged helix-turn-helix transcriptional regulator encodes MKTIMKDPFPASETCNASLKNVLDALSVINGKWRLALILCLVQSSRRFNELQQELPGISSRILAKELKDLELNGFIKRIVYPTMPVTIVYEATEYSRTLRKLTHELSAWGGQHRERIKQSMRRQS; translated from the coding sequence ATGAAAACGATTATGAAAGACCCCTTTCCAGCCAGTGAAACATGCAATGCTTCACTCAAGAACGTGCTTGATGCACTGTCGGTTATTAATGGAAAATGGAGACTTGCCCTGATCCTTTGTCTGGTGCAATCATCCAGGCGATTTAATGAATTGCAGCAGGAACTTCCTGGCATCTCTTCCAGGATATTGGCGAAGGAGTTAAAAGACCTGGAATTGAATGGCTTTATCAAACGTATTGTATATCCGACCATGCCGGTTACCATTGTTTATGAAGCCACCGAGTATAGCCGGACTTTAAGAAAACTAACCCATGAACTAAGTGCCTGGGGCGGGCAACACCGGGAAAGAATTAAGCAAAGTATGCGGAGACAATCCTGA
- a CDS encoding MBL fold metallo-hydrolase, which produces MKAAATLLLLSMLYTNGNGQGKTSPTPVTGPSLIVLGNVQDGGSPHIGCTKACCRDLFRQPDPTRMVAALGVVDPDNNRSWLFDATPDLPRQMKWLQQYTAPGHPETPDGIFLTHAHIGHYAGLMYLGREALNTKAVTVYAMPGMQSFLTQNGPWSQLVSLHNIRLQPIQDGEVNTLSSHIKVTAYQVPHRDEFSETVGYRIEGPHKKVLFIPDIDKWSKWRKSITDEIKQVDYAFIDATFFDGAEINNRPIAEIPHPFVIESMALLQALPAAERAKVYFIHLNHTNPLLNPASPQTKTVLQNGFHIARFNQVLAL; this is translated from the coding sequence ATGAAAGCAGCGGCTACGCTATTGCTCCTGTCAATGTTATACACTAACGGAAACGGACAAGGGAAAACGTCCCCCACGCCGGTAACCGGTCCTTCCCTCATTGTACTGGGCAATGTACAGGATGGCGGCTCTCCTCATATCGGCTGCACAAAAGCCTGTTGCAGGGATTTGTTCCGGCAGCCCGATCCTACCCGTATGGTGGCCGCATTGGGCGTCGTGGATCCTGACAATAACCGCAGCTGGCTGTTCGACGCTACACCGGATCTACCGCGGCAAATGAAATGGTTGCAGCAATACACGGCTCCCGGCCATCCGGAAACACCCGACGGTATTTTCCTCACCCACGCACATATCGGGCATTATGCAGGACTCATGTACCTGGGCAGGGAAGCCCTTAACACGAAAGCAGTAACGGTATATGCCATGCCGGGAATGCAATCTTTTTTAACGCAAAATGGTCCGTGGAGTCAGCTGGTAAGCCTGCATAACATCCGCCTGCAACCTATTCAGGACGGGGAAGTAAATACCCTCTCTTCCCATATTAAAGTAACCGCCTATCAGGTACCTCACCGCGATGAGTTCTCAGAAACAGTGGGCTACCGCATTGAAGGACCGCATAAAAAAGTATTATTTATTCCTGATATCGATAAATGGAGCAAATGGCGTAAAAGTATCACCGATGAAATCAAACAGGTGGATTATGCTTTTATTGACGCCACTTTTTTTGATGGAGCGGAAATCAACAATCGCCCTATTGCTGAAATTCCACATCCGTTTGTGATAGAAAGCATGGCATTATTGCAGGCATTACCTGCAGCAGAAAGAGCAAAAGTCTATTTCATTCATCTCAATCATACCAACCCTTTATTAAATCCTGCCAGTCCACAAACGAAAACAGTGCTGCAAAACGGTTTTCATATTGCCCGGTTTAATCAGGTGTTAGCCTTGTAA
- a CDS encoding M48 family metallopeptidase, which produces MFQGSYYNHQTAASVPVKIQLHPESLQLTIHSTTRPARQLIWLYQEIQPEWGEQDFIRINRPGEEPGTLEVNDPAFVKDFRQHYKRYRGTGLNGLVHHSGLLLTLGVGVLILALIAVGYLVILPWGSHQAAKLLPRSFDQQLGQLARESMHEDIDTAASRLLTDFAAQMKWPTTDSLTFHVAKSDIENAYALPGGYIVVYSGLLEKLPNAASLSALLSHEAAHVSCRHSVQALCQQLSTQVLLTVITGNSGGVASVLYSKANTLHNLSYSRKFEKEADLKGLETLRNNQIDQTGMITLMQELQKISQQQRVPEFISSHPLTTHRIKYVTRQIRKHPAAKTGHPEQERIFNGLLQVVKNNP; this is translated from the coding sequence ATGTTCCAGGGAAGTTATTACAATCACCAGACCGCAGCGTCTGTACCTGTAAAAATACAATTGCATCCGGAAAGCCTGCAACTGACCATTCATTCCACTACACGGCCGGCACGCCAGTTAATATGGCTGTATCAGGAAATACAGCCGGAATGGGGCGAGCAGGACTTTATCCGCATCAACAGACCGGGAGAAGAACCCGGTACCCTGGAAGTAAACGATCCGGCTTTTGTAAAAGATTTCCGGCAACATTATAAACGCTATCGGGGTACCGGGCTGAATGGCCTGGTACACCACAGCGGTCTGCTGCTCACCCTCGGTGTAGGCGTGCTGATACTGGCACTGATAGCGGTCGGTTATTTAGTGATACTCCCCTGGGGGTCCCATCAGGCCGCAAAGCTGCTCCCCCGGTCCTTCGATCAGCAACTGGGACAGCTCGCACGGGAAAGCATGCACGAAGATATTGATACCGCTGCCAGCCGGCTGCTGACCGACTTTGCCGCCCAAATGAAATGGCCCACCACCGACAGCCTTACTTTCCACGTAGCCAAAAGTGATATTGAAAATGCCTATGCCCTGCCCGGCGGTTATATTGTTGTATACAGTGGCCTGCTCGAAAAGCTACCTAATGCCGCTTCCCTGTCGGCATTGTTATCGCACGAAGCGGCACATGTGAGCTGCCGGCATTCGGTACAGGCACTTTGCCAGCAACTCAGTACCCAGGTACTGCTGACCGTCATCACCGGCAACAGCGGCGGTGTAGCCAGTGTCCTGTATTCCAAAGCCAATACGCTCCACAACCTCAGCTACTCCCGTAAATTCGAAAAAGAGGCGGATCTCAAAGGACTGGAAACATTGCGCAACAATCAAATTGATCAGACAGGTATGATAACCCTGATGCAGGAACTGCAAAAGATCAGCCAGCAACAACGCGTACCTGAATTCATCAGCTCTCACCCGCTTACCACCCATCGCATTAAATATGTAACCAGGCAAATCAGAAAACATCCGGCAGCAAAAACGGGACACCCGGAACAGGAAAGGATTTTTAACGGATTGTTGCAAGTGGTTAAAAACAACCCCTGA